In Arachis hypogaea cultivar Tifrunner chromosome 17, arahy.Tifrunner.gnm2.J5K5, whole genome shotgun sequence, a single window of DNA contains:
- the LOC112763324 gene encoding uncharacterized protein — protein sequence MDFTKAGVARKLQLEELECLRNEAYENARIYKKKTKAFHDHHIQKKNFQEGDEVLLYNLRLRFMPGKLRSRWERPFKVNEVKPYGVVELFDPRSDATFKVNGHRVKKYHGYKSPKELEVFLLANAPRGREA from the coding sequence ATGGATTTCACCAAGGCGGGTGTAGCCAGAAAATTGCAACTAGAGGAGCTTGAGTGTCTTAGGAacgaagcatatgagaatgcccggatcTACAAGAAAAAGACTAAGGCATTTCATGACCACCATATCCAGAAGAAGaattttcaagaaggtgatgaggttctcctATATAACTTGAGGCTTagattcatgcctggcaagctccgttctagatgggaaaGACCCTTCAAGGTGAACGAGgtaaagccctatggagtggtggaattgtttgaccCTAGAAGCGatgcaactttcaaggtgaatggacatagagtgaagaaataCCATGGCTACAAGTCTCCAAAGGAGCTAGAGGTGTTCCTGCTTGCGAATGCACCTAGAGGAAGAGAAGCTTAA